A region from the Dendropsophus ebraccatus isolate aDenEbr1 chromosome 1, aDenEbr1.pat, whole genome shotgun sequence genome encodes:
- the LOC138784212 gene encoding uncharacterized protein, with the protein MLGCAERSCVSGGQVAGPAATKGTTAVKETNAAKSNTIRTVAASPSKSRPVTQRDPASPIKPPAKQITRPQNGEKGAQQTASPLVPKKEAAKKPVEGTLLNKPKPGQEGGNTTPSKRNGIAKREVGKLPEHGPLPKDKTLCLQPQSSTSVPSKPLATASSPTKTLKANSISHKPKQTVPPPEKPTNATSLSTKTTKSPMASIRQGATTSTTASPVKTASSLVKAQRPTYVSTKVTKTPTSPVKPANTSSAPSKPRNATPVKPPGNATSITNQVKAGKKLPTATKATSVPAKQVNNVPTAIKSVKSSPLSQKSQKGEHTKATLVKNDVSEAASIQSIHSKAGNVEMNKTEKIAELEKSHEPVIIAEEKVDVPLNYAVENTIQNYAETQSQDKEPQLLSLTQEVKSPTKQDAESEIKEEQTSEPLTLSAESLHNKQKREKPFEEQLNVLSEYIPEEPRSLELALGSDNSFEEKLEEGELSSHHLLDDVSEDKVTPSIEPPKQAIELLEEENRPIEEPIAYMDHWIYLNQSERMPMKPSDEETLTVESVEPLEDVVTSSLEQVTPLEEGAILSDDELQPVEQKSATLKEGQRESSNTLDHFNVSPIDPQNPLELLTSSTEELTPSEDEVEVLKDEDQTLQERMPSSEQLYMEELACKEDQAMQIETTTMKPVICSKEESNTQEEPFGNTIIDAEPSNAYTEKEMPLNEIPLYSADEAKHSEEGQIQSLNLLNSSEEAVGLPEEPMFVEPLQSSYEDIKSSQEEAMLSVEPLQNLVAEVEPSGDVPMFSIESMQSSAEAVHNEPMSEGSQQSAAEEVTYSCEKPTMSNEPIQSLTEIDPSLGGEPLVLLKSTLEPTNHFKLESRQSLVEEEEEEEEEEPAPTKDLLPSEADPALGGRSLVLLNSTVEPLSSYHPPTETNDDRSLLEETIGFEGSRSPVSLVESSPHIVSLENIVPHDLTEEEGNAFSNRQGEDIPSMGQPEHLIETFLSTEPVKYDEEIHGASMAESSEYVEHANEAGHIKREVIHEKLPDRSELVGEPYYMMHEPGHGPPEHLIATEKNLDSAEEEVENVSNPITLGQSDQESSVLFPEEPLTSPDELKNAFVEEAEYPEKPIQSSLELVRSADYDEEATKPSIHELMDYPKELTTLPEKSLNTAILTTSEDTAVFSSEPGNINITSPILPHYGDYLEKNESMPWTSGNHASVENPLDDPSNHVLASLDSMGSEEPMKHEVVIQPGEYEEEKNVHPPTGEETHYSLGYHVNQPLLTTDNQYSAGESEKNRDLENSSSDSHFYVTLDPTTNQGVERYIERNKSPIEVGYGSFTHEEPLNSTNILEQSNPTEILERNSSPGNHQGSPLFHTFPPSTYSLSVWPTEPNVEVSETSDFLMHPSQNVDPTDNANENEREPWVLVKEEELSDFKEEPEEKPLRPASLNQDGEVQDEQKAEEEQVERASVCSTLSDPQLAAKSSSETSTPEELRTYEDSSSGVESHSDDAATSPQTMLTPDPDLGIHMGQEEGTETPAGTPASNKAVPPPLQIVDIEGQSQSTSPIGSHDSSESNQIVRKKEMTASTESREHDYEERAKERGAQRGNDD; encoded by the exons ATGCTCGGCTGTGCGGAACGTTCCTGTGTATCTGGAGGACAAGTGGCGG GGCCTGCGGCAACAAAAGGGACCACAGCAGTAAAGGAAACAAATGCTGCAAAGAGCAACACTATCAG GACTGTAGCTGCTTCACCCAGCAAATCCAGACCCGTCACACAGAGAG ATCCAGCATCTCCAATCAAACCACCAGCCAAGCAAATAACTCGCCCCCagaatggagagaagggagctcaACAGACGGCATCCCCGTTAGTCCCAAAAAAAGAAGCTGCCAAAAAACCTGTCGAGGGAACCCTGCTCAATAAACCGAAACCTGGACAGGAAGGAGGGAACACTACACCCTCAAAACGGAACGGAATTGCTAAAAGGGAGGTGGGAAAACTTCCTGAACATGGACCATTGCCAAAAGATAAGACATTGTGCCTTCAACCACAAAGTAGTACATCTGTGCCATCCAAGCCACTAGCCACTGCATCCAGCCCAACCAAAACTTTAAAAGCAAACTCGATTTCTCATAAGCCAAAACAGACTGTGCCTCCACCAGAAAAGCCTACTAATGCTACATCATTATCTACAAAAACAACTAAAAGCCCAATGGCATCAATTAGACAAGGTGCCACCACTTCAACAACAGCCAGTCCTGTTAAAACAGCATCATCACTGGTTAAGGCGCAAAGGCCTACATACGTTTCAACCAAAGTAACAAAAACACCTACATCACCTGTCAAACCAGCAAATACATCATCTGCTCCATCTAAGCCACGTAATGCGACACCTGTGAAACCACCAGGGAACGCGACATCTATAACTAACCAAGTTAAAGCCGGCAAGAAATTACCAACCGCAACTAAAGCAACATCTGTGCCAGCTAAACAGGTAAACAATGTACCTACTGCAATCAAATCGGTAAAATCATCTCCTTTGTCTCAGAAGTCACAAAAGGGAGAACACACTAAAGCTACACTAGTAAAAAATGATGTCAGTGAAGCCGCGTCTATACAATCCATTCATTCAAAAGCTGGTAATGTAGAAATGAACAAAACCGAAAAAATTGCTGAACTGGAGAAGAGTCATGAACCAGTGATTATAGCAGAGGAAAAAGTAGATGTACCTTTGAATTATGCCGTCGAAAACACCATACAAAATTATGCCGAAACACAATCACAAGATAAAGAACCTCAACTATTGTCTTTGACTCAAGAAGTAAAGTCTCCTACTAAACAGGATGCAGAATCAGAAATTAAAGAAGAACAAACATCAGAACCTTTAACCTTGTCAGCTGAATCTTTACATAATAAGCAAAAACGTGAAAAACCCTTTGAGGAACAACTAAATGTTCTGAGTGAATATATCCCAGAAGAACCTAGGTCTCTTGAGCTTGCCCTAGGTTCTGACAATTCCTTTGAGGAAAAATTGGAAGAAGGAGAATTATCATCACACCATTTATTAGACGATGTAAGTGAAGATAAAGTCACACCCTCCATCGAACCTCCAAAGCAGGCAATTGAACTTTTGGAAGAAGAAAACAGACCCATAGAAGAACCAATAGCTTATATGGATCACTGGATTTATTTAAATCAATCGGAGAGAATGCCAATGAAACCTTCAGATGAAGAAACGCTTACAGTGGAAAGTGTCGAACCATTAGAAGATGTTGTGACATCTTCTTTAGAGCAAGTCACACCACTAGAAGAAGGAGCGATACTGTCTGACGATGAGTTACAACCTGTAGAGCAGAAAAGTGCAACGTTGAAGGAAGGACAACGAGAGTCATCAAATACTTTAGATCACTTTAATGTATCACCTATAGATCCACAAAATCCATTAGAACTACTTACATCTTCAACTGAGGAATTAACACCTTCAGAAGATGAGGTGGAAGTTCTAAAGGATGAAGATCAAACATTACAGGAGCGAATGCCATCCTCAGAACAACTATATATGGAAGAATTAGCATGCAAAGAGGATCAAGCAATGCAAATAGAAACAACAACAATGAAACCAGTCATATGTTCAAAGGAAGAAAGCAACACACAAGAGGAACCTTTTGGAAATACTATAATAGATGCAGAACCATCAAACGCATATACAGAGAAAGAAATGCCATTGAATGAAATACCACTGTATTCAGCTGATGAAGCTAAACATTCAGAGGAAGGACAAATTCAGTCCCTAAATCTATTAAACTCTTCAGAGGAAGCAGTCGGACTCCCTGAAGAACCAATGTTTGTGGAACCTCTGCAGTCCTCATATGAAGACATCAAATCTTCCCAAGAAGAAGCAATGTTATCCGTAGAACCCTTACAAAATTTAGTTGCGGAAGTTGAACCTTCTGGAGATGTGCCTATGTTTTCAATAGAATCAATGCAGTCTTCAGCTGAAGCAGTACACAATGAACCAATGTCAGAAGGTTCACAACAGTCTGCAGCTGAAGAAGTCACATATTCATGTGAAAAACCAACAATGTCAAATGAACCAATACAGTCTTTAACTGAAATAGATCCATCTTTAGGAGGAGAACCACTGGTATTGCTAAAGTCTACATTAGAACCAACAAATCATTTCAAACTAGAATCAAGACAGTCTCTagttgaagaagaagaagaagaagaagaagaagaaccagCACCAACAAAGGATCTACTACCATCTGAAGCAGACCCAGCTTTAGGTGGAAGATCACTGGTATTGTTGAACTCTACAGTAGAACCACTTTCTTCATATCACCCACCAACAGAAACCAATGACGACAGATCTTTATTGGAAGAAACAATAGGTTTTGAAGGGTCACGGTCACCAGTATCATTGGTAGAATCAAGTCCACATATTGTGTCACTAGAAAACATTGTGCCACATGACCtcactgaggaggaaggcaaTGCTTTCTCAAACAGACAAGGAGAAGATATTCCTTCAATGGGGCAACCAGAACATCTAATAGAGACATTTCTTTCAACTGAACCAGTAAAATATGATGAAGAAATCCATGGTGCTTCCATGGCAGAATCATCAGAGTATGTAGAACATGCAAATGAGGCTGGACACATTAAACGAGAAGTAATTCATGAGAAACTTCCAGATAGGTCAGAGTTGGTTGGTGAACCATATTATATGATGCATGAGCCTGGTCACGGACCCCCAGAGCATTTGATTGCAACAGAAAAAAATCTAGACTCAGCAGAAGAAGAGGTTGAGAACGTAAGTAATCCAATAACACTAGGTCAGTCTGACCAGGAATCTTCTGTATTGTTCCCAGAGGAACCATTAACATCACCAGATGAGTTGAAAAATGCCTTTGTGGAAGAAGCTGAGTACCCAGAGAAACCAATACAATCTTCATTAGAACTGGTCAGAAGTGCAGATTATGATGAAGAGGCTACAAAACCATCAATACATGAATTAATGGACTATCCTAAGGAACTTACAACATTGCCTGAAAAATCATTGAACACAGCTATACTGACAACATCAGaggatacagctgtattttcatcAGAGCCAGGAAATATTAACATTACTTCCCCAATTTTACCACATTACGGAGATTATCTAGAAAAAAACGAATCAATGCCATGGACATCAGGAAACCATGCATCTGTTGAGAACCCATTGGATGATCCATCAAATCATGTTCTGGCATCACTAGATTCAATGGGATCAGAAGAACCAATGAAACACGAAGTTGTAATACAGCCCGGAGAATATGAAGAGGAGAAAAATGTCCATCCCCCAACAGGAGAAGAAACACATTATTCATTGGGTTATCATGTAAACCAACCTCTGCTTACGACAGACAATCAATATAGTGCAGGAGAATCAGAAAAAAATAGAGATCTAGAAAATTCATCGTCCGATTCACATTTCTATGTGACTTTGGATCCAACCACAAACCAAGGTGTAGAGAGATATATAGAAAGAAACAAGTCGCCAATCGAAGTAGGTTATGGCTCATTTACACATGAAGAACCATTAAACAGCACGAACATTCTAGAGCAAAGCAATCCAACAGAGATTCTAGAGCGGAATAGTTCTCCTGGAAATCACCAGGGTTCTCCTCTTTTCCATACATTTCCTCCATCCACGTATTCTCTCTCTGTGTGGCCAACAGAGCCAAATGTTGAGGTTAGTGAAACCAGTGATTTCCTTATGCATCCTTCGCAGAATGTCGACCCCACAGATAACGCAAATGAGAATGAAAGGGAACCATGGGTGCTAGTAAAAGAAGAGGAGCTATCAGATTTTAAGgaagagccagaagagaaacCATTGAGGCCTGCAAGTCTAAATCAAGATGGGGAGGTGCAAGATGAGCAGAAGGCAGAAGAGGAGCAGGTGGAAAGGGCTTCAGTCTGCAGTACACTGAGTGATCCCCAACTAGCAGCAAAAAGTAGT